A section of the Centroberyx gerrardi isolate f3 chromosome 8, fCenGer3.hap1.cur.20231027, whole genome shotgun sequence genome encodes:
- the LOC144539594 gene encoding uncharacterized protein LOC144539594 isoform X3: MVFSCFSSSDPISSNVTQLYDASTDEGELWMRDGLQPLPPCPSTSPPPPSRCVPCADRIVHAVCRNLTDGVNLVMEAAGHDIKITKSECPKLLDPIGPAGPPGNQDALNWWLLILIIGIIIIIIIIFMVCHKIKKCYKTPEDQRRSEDGPPAETMLEEFPV; encoded by the exons aTGGTCTTCAGTTGCTTCAGCAGCTCTGATCCAATCAGCAGTAACGTCACTCAGCTGTATGATGCCAGCACTGATGAAGGAGAGCTGTGGATGAGAGACGGTCTGCAGCCCCTCCCCCCctgtccctccacctccccccctcctccctcccgctGCGTGCCGTGCGCTGACCGGATTGTGCACGCCGTGTGCCGCAACCTGACGGACGGCGTGAACCTGGTGATGGAGGCTGCAGGTCACGACATCAAAATCACAAAGAGCG AGTGTCCCAAACTTCTGGACCCAATTGGACCTGCTGGTCCACCTGGAAACCAGG ATGCTCTTAACTGGTGGTTGCTCATTCTCATCAttggcatcatcatcatcatcatcatcatcttcatggTTTGCCACAAAATTAAGAAATGTTACAAAACTCCTGAGGACCAGAGACG aTCTGAGGATGGCCCCCCTGCAGAAACCATGTTAGAGGAATTTCCCGTCTAG